TCTCTGAGTATATTTATATAGCTCTTTTTAATCAACATATACAGACTCAACtaagactctgtaaaccaaacttaTAGTTCTGCATCCATATAAACGATAAACGACGGTTGATCCATGGTACTGTGTGCAAGAGTGTTTGCCCTTGTATCCTTCATCCAGGATATATGAATGAGCTATGAGTGAGTAAACTCTCATTCAGGATCttgatattttctaaataacttGTAAAGACATATCATTTTTCTgattctgaaaccatcttcaccaatcaAGGATAAATCATTGCGAACGTGATGTGGTATTGtcgtaaattcctcatacattctaTTGCCAGATGAGTGCTTTTGCTTCCGAATGAAGTGGTGAGAGACTGGCCCTTGTGTTCCTTGCCCCCATCAGTCCATCAAAGCCTTCAAGCATACTATACCAGCCTTTTTTCGAATTCCATGActcatccgtaaaacaccatatTCCTTGTATGCAAGATAAACTTATCACCTCCAGATCCTTAGAATGGGTGACCCTCTGAGTGATCGAATCGTGTGCCTCAACTCAAATCAAAGACTCGGTCTCTGCCAATTTAATATCTCTTAGATCAATATCTATATTGCTGAAAACTTATTGTTtcttcctttccaaatatatCACAATATCCATACAAATTGATGATCAGTCATGTGTAAAGAAACCCTCCAGTACAGGTAATCCATGTTTGCGAAAAGTGATTGAAAGAAAAGTACTTTGGTTTGATGCAACTTATGAGAGAGCCCAGACTTGTACCGATGGTATGCATTCAAAAAACGTGTGTGGAGGTATCTACTAGACCTCTCCTTTTATACACCATGGATTGGGTGAGTGTTTCAAGACGAAGATATGGGTTTGGTTTGCAGGTCTTCTCTTGCAAGGAGATGACTAGTTTTAGCTTTGTAGATCGCTATTCTGCCTAATGAGTATCCGTCTGTAAGACTTGTAAATCTTCACTGGTGTTTTTCTCTTTAGCGTTTCAAGTTCGTGGATCCTTGAGCCTTAGTGTTTGGTTTTGACTTGGTTCTGCCTTTGCTCCGTTTTGCAACGGTCTCTGGTATTAATGTAAGTTTATCCTCACATATACTTTTACCGATATTGTGCCTGTTTTGGCTAAAGTTGGATTTGCCTAAGTCATTGGTTCTTTGGTTATCTTCGGTCTCATGTTTCTCAAGAGTGTCTATGAGTTATGATCAGTCCATCAGTTCCAGCTTTGATACATGTGGTTCTCCAATGTTTATTTTTCGTATtatcctattttattgttaacTTTTGTCTTCCGCTTTTAAGATGTTGTTTTCgaaaatattactattttgtgctGGAATTTGTAATCCACTGATATATTTCATTATAAAAGATTCAATAAATTCGAGTTGAGAAGAAAGATCGAAGATAAAATTGCCTCAAGCATAGACACGACTGGCTCAGAACGTAGACTGATACAGGGGCGGACCCAGGAGTAAATGTGACCGggttcaaaaaatttaaatgtgtCATTGAAGGGAATCGAACATGGGCTCTTAGGGGttcaaacattaaattttaCCAACCCAGCTACTGATTCTTTATCAATTTCCTATACAATATtccaacttttatatatacatacacaccATATATATGCTTagagaaaaagaaatttaaaatttaaaaaccttGAAGAAGTGtccacaaaatattttatagatatttcatttttttttaaagaagctAAAATACATTACACTAAAAcaattatagaaaattttcaGTAAATATACTAACataaaaactcaaattttaaacACCACTTTTTAGAAAATCCCATTAAAATATTACGCCAGTCCTGAGCGTAGTTATTTTTCTATATCACTTAGCCACtcaaaataccataaaacaactAAAATTCTATGAATTTTGTGCTTAATTTAACTTTCTATTAAAAATCTAgaaaaatttttaataaatatccacTAGCTTTTgtaagtaaaaaggaaaaaaatatttttacaactatcaatttttcttgaaaagtttaGTCTATGTAAATCAGGAGCTAAAATAcagtataaattttataaactactactctataaattaataaacaccataaattaataaatttctcaGGTTCTAAATTAGGCTAGTTccaaatatgacacaaatcgataaaataataacttttttaaaattatatataagtatatggTCTCATTATAAttataactataaattaataatatatatacatatgttttctataagtacaaaaaaaattatttatattatttattttatattcacaatgaaattatctttatattttcttaatacttaatatattttaatgaaacttagtaaaattatttttaaaaccacATGTAACTTCTTTAAAATGTAtttacaccaaataatataacaaaaataatataaatgtcaaatttcaaaaattcaatTAATAAAACAGTCATGCATGGATCCACTACAAAAAGAGAAATTgacacaaataccacattcatagtactacTTTTCATGTATACATTAGTAACTTTTAccatcacttttaatgaaggataaaagacacttatagtcttagggttaattaatctagacttagggctTAGAGTTGAGTGGGGTAgaatttttggaatgtgaaatttaagattctaataaatatataaataaatatttaaaaatgaaaaaaaaataaaaaaataaaaaaaaatagtttcaaacataatttttcgattttcaaaaagaaatttcgagaaaaaaaatcgaaaaaaaaatcaaaacaaaaaaataaaatttataaaaaaagttcaaatttgaaaaactataattcaaaaaaataaaaaaaaattattattagttttattttatattatttttttatttaaataatgatttgttatatatatatagagaacaagtgtataagagtcttttgccagttaatgaagaaaatatttttgaaaatgttctgtTAATGGTGGTAacgatgaaaagtggtaccatgaaaatattaaacatgAAATTCcccctacaaaaaaaaagatattttttgtaGTGATTTTTTGTATACACTCAGACGTGAATTTTGCTATATAGATAAACTTTTTAATCGTGTATAGTcatctatgtaatatttttataataataatatccgataaatcagtgttaaaaattactaaaatgttgttttataacttttttgagtaaaaaaaaagttaaacccgGGATATATTAATGACACATATCTAATTTTCAGGTGGGGGTGAAGCCCATATCCATATAGAGTGACAAGGAAAATGTAATTTAGTTTTGCATGGCAAGTAGATCTAACTTGAAATGTGATGACATTCCGAACCTTTTCCCGTCCTACTTGACCGCAAGCTCCCGAATGAAACTTCTCGAAGAAATAAAATAGTATTCACGGCATGCTTAGATCATGTAGTATTTTTTAATCACTAACcacacaaatatataaatatatatatatacatcttaTTGGTCATGGTTTCTTTCTTGGTTTCTTTTTGGTAATGCATCGCATAATTCTTACCTTTCCAGCACGTCCATCACCTTGTTTAGATCCTTTAACCAAAAAGTAATAAGAATACTAGTAGTCATGACACGAGAGGTAGGTATCGGTAAAGGGTACCGcgtcaaagaaaacaaaagaaataattttcagTGACCAACGGAGATGACTGGATGAGTCAACTAACGCGCTATGTAATAAGCAATATTTTTCGTAAAAGTAAATCTCTTTTTGAATTCTAAACATTcgaaataattaaaattgatcTGTTATTATCACTTATTTCACATAACATATTTGGGCCATATAGCACTTATCTCACATAAAATATTCGGGCTATATAGCACTTATTTCACACTACGGGTCTGACTGGTGACCATTCGGAAAACAAGAGGAACAgattaaaaagtaatatttgagaataaaatagcaggaatgaaaaggaatggtCGTTCCTTATCACTTTTAACAAGGAAtacttttgttctttaattatctacaaaaaaaaggaaCGAAATAGAATGAGAGGgaattattattccttgtgaatggtgatttttttcaGGAACGTTAGGAAATGCATTACTCCTCGCCGTTCCCTagtcaccattcataccctaCATATTTAGCTAATCATGGTTTTACGAAAAACTATTTAAGAcgtataaactatttatatgttCTCCATCATTATATCATTAtttgactaattttttttctttactttctAACCTGAATGTATATCTACgtacacatatattatatatgtttctaTTTTACATTGTAGCATTTACAAAATTAGATTTGGATCCATAATTTAGTCGGAGTGATGAttgttaagaaaattatataacagTATTTCAATCAATTAATCACTGTGAAAATAgtttaatctcttttttttgtcaacaaagtTAATCTATTTTACATTGCTCTTAATTgtatattcctttttttttctttgcattcACCAAAGACAACTTTTAGTGTAATTTCAACTTTGATTGAAttcttatatatgttttgtataCAGTTTCCTGATCGATAACCCAAATTGTACTAATATATATGTTGTGCGTTTGCAATATAGGTTCAGTAGTGTGAAAATTTATACCACATCCATATGAGTTAATAGTCAGACCAGAACTAGGTAGAATTCCCAGTTTAACTTGCATGGAAATAAAATCCTTTGCAAGAGGATGGAGCTGAAAATGCTTTCTCCAATtcccacacaaaaaaaaatccaagaacATCTTCTTGTCTATCTAACATTCAAAATCGCTTCTCCTAGCAAAAGGAAAGGAACCCAAGGCCATACATAATGAGCCTAGAAGAGTAAATAACCTTCAAATTAGGTGAAGGTAAAATACATGAAGAGATCTTGACATCTCCACAAACCCAACTAATCCTCTTAGGTAAACATACTTTCCTCCTAGGTCACTTTAGCTTTATTAGAAGGGTTTGGTGATCCACTCCAATAGAAAAATCCACACATGCTTTCTACTTCCTCAAAGCATCTTTTTGGAACATGAAACACAAAACACCAGGAGTTAGAAATTCTTTTAATAACATTGTATGAGttgccgaaatcttttaaagttaggcaaaaaaaaaaacattgtaaaTGAGTTGAAGCCGACTTGCAAAGAACAAGGGCTGAATTGTTCAATTTAGAAAAGATCTTTGAATCCGGCCCACCAAAATCTCATAATCTACACATGTCAGTTTCTTAGTGAGCTGGAGGACTAGATAATTTATCCGTAGACTCATATGAGAtccactttttttttgctaaacgtCCTATGAGATCAACTTCCATTTGATTTATACTCGGTTTGCCCCTTACTAAAATAAGGTATTCTTAAGAGATAAGAAATCCATATATGCAAACTTTTCAAAGGGCAAAATTAACACAAAACCATGAACTTTCAGATTTAAATCATAAAAAACATAAACTCACAAACATGCCATTTTATACATGAACTATTGGTCAAACACGAAAGAAATCATCTATTATCGTTGACCAAGCCATTTTAAACACGCTGAAATTTAAACCGTTAACTCCGTTAGTGAAAAGTTAACGTTGAATTTTGACGTGCTTAAAATGATTTGGTCAACAAAAGTACGAGAATTTATTGGTTCAGTTTAAAAATTGAAGACTAAAATAgcttatcaaaatttaaaaattatatatattttaaaaataatttcttaaatacaaattcaatttgattttgatgatatgcaatagattatatatatatcaatgattttgataaacaaattaactTTTGATCTATGTAGTAGTCGCATCTTAAATTCTTTAATTAATTCTTAaggttaaataaattaaatagaagATTATAAGTGATTAATCCAAAATAAGTAAAACTTGTGTGTCAGCTGTCAAAGTGAAGAATCACAATGATAAGATTTACAAGAATAAGAATGGCAATCCTCAAAAACGTTTGCGGGCGATTGAAGTAGAAGGAACTTTATGGACTGAGGCGCAACTTTCAGTAAAGAAGGATCTCCCAATGGCCAGCAGACTTTCGATTGGCAATCTCTGGGACAGACCAGAATCTGTTATGTAGATGGTGCTTGGAAGGAGAAAGATAGTTCACAGGTCATGGCTGGTTTTGTAGAACCACATGATATGATGACATGATGATGTGGGCGATAAATCTCCGGCGAAGCCTGTTACCTTTACACGTTGAATGCGAAGCTTTGATTTAGGCTATGGAATGCATGAAGACTCTCCAATTCTCAAATGTAGTTTTTATAACGGaatgttctcaattggtgaagacgGTGTCGTCACCTGAATAATGGTCAGCTTTCTCTACACACATGGAAGAATTCCGACATAGTAAGACTTTCTTCTCTACTTTCAAGATCAAATATATTTCAAGAGCACAAATTATATTGGCGGACAAGTTTTCACGGGGtgcaagaatttttttttcagctattttttatgttaattCCACACTTGCGTCTTAGTTCCCGAATCGGAAGGTTTAGTTTCGTAATTTAGTTTAAtgttgttggaaaaaaaaatcaataacgCTATGcgttaataaattaattatttgattGACCACTATATATTTTCACACACTCCCTCCATTATCTAGATATGGAAATATGattcatttatctttttaaaaaggatttttaacgttaaaatctTTTAACTAAGTTTCTTTTGGATAAGATCACGTAAAAGTTAAAATGGAAACTCTTTTCTGGTATGAATGTTAAGAAAAAATGGAAGCTCTCGTTCTTACGTAGAGGAGGAGCCATGCGGTTTATGTTTACTGGTCCGTTTAAAGATTGGGCACATAATATATTACAaccttgaatattttttttgacatgAAAAAATTATTCTATTACTCGAATTTGAGTTGGTATAGGTAATCAAATCTAACCTTAAATGTTTAACATGCCCTTAGTTAGCCCATTTCATAAAGTTACTAAACTATTCGACCTATCCGAAGTCCCATGTGAGTTGTGCATTGCATGGAACATATACTAAAGGGGCAATGCAGTTTTAAtgaaaacacaaagaaacacaatTTTCTGTACGAGAAACCCTCTGCATCAGCCATCATATAAAGATTGCTTCTTCGTTCAAAACAAGAGAAGTCGAATTATACGAACTTTTGTCTTGGACAAATCGCTACACCAAACACCAACCTTATTTAAACgatattatttgtgaagtaaTGAACGATATTAATGAGGTAACATTCTTTACAACATTATTATACTATCTTTTAGTATATCCTACCAACATAAAAATCTCAAACTCTTTGAAGTAAAAATAACTTgtcttcttcgtttttttttattttcagtgtTCTCAAAGTTATCAATTTCAACAAGTTATTATACATTTTAAGTGTTGGTAATAAAGATATCAATAAACCATTAAACGAAATGTCTCAAACTCATGTGGCATGTTTCatcaaaaatgtaaatcaaattctaaaattCAATGTAGTAAGAATTAATTGACTAAAAAACGGAAAAAAGAACATATTCTTTTACTTGTTGGGACAAGCTTATACCCTCTCTCTTCGAACAAGATAACAAAGTTCAACCTAACCTTATCAAATAAACTTTAAAGACAAAAAGACATTCGTATATTATTCAACATCCAAAGATGTGTCCTCCAAATAGTAACTGAAGACGTCCTAAATCCACGAGGCACTCCTCCAGCAGATATAAAGCCACGTGGGAGTATCCGCGAAATCCCCTCCGGAGTAAATACAGGAGACTTCTTCTGCTCTTCGCTCAAGTCTTAAACCCTATAAATACAGAGTTCACATTCATAACTAGACACAAATAAATCAGAAACGAATAAAAGGAAacgaaaacattttataaaaatgggAAACACCAAAGAGAGAAGAAACTTGTTGGTTTCAACAGTAATggtgtttttcttcttcaacaCTAACCATTATCAGGTTATGAGTTGCCCCGACCGAACTACAAACTGTACGGATCAAGACAAGAAATTATTGGAGTTTCCATTGAATCTGGAGTATCTTGAAGCTGAGTTTTTCTTGTTCGGGGCATTAGGGTTTGGTCTTGATAAAATTGCACCAAATTTAACGATGGGAGGTCCCAGTCCTATTGGAGCACAGAAAGCTAAACTTGATCCTTTGACAAGAGATATTGTTTTGCAATTTGCTTGGCAAGAGGTTGGCCACTTGAGGTAAATGTTTCTTTGAATtcattttgtgtatatattttaCAGTTGTGatcatatgtgatttttttaaaccgCAACTTAATCACTATTATCGATATCAAGTAGGTAcagtgtttttttctttctaatatatatatagccttTGAGATaatcttcaaaaataaaaataaaaaacacagGGCAATCAAGAAAACGGTGACAGGATTTGCAAGGCCGCTACTTGATTTGAGTATAAAATCATTTGCCAAAGTGATGGATGATGCATTCGGACGAAAACTTGTACCACCATTTAATCCTTATGCCAATTCTTACAATTACCTCATTGCTTCATATTTGGTCCCTTATGTTGGCCTCACCGGCTATGTTGGTGCTAACCCGAAACTGCAATGTCCCGATTCAAGGAAGGTAAGAAAACTAAACTACTctgtataaaatatatgtttagtgtatctaaaacaaaaacaaacatgaGAAAAGATTGAATGtaatttctaaatcatgaaTTACGTTCCACCACAtcaataacttttatatttatcaaaaaaaaaataacttttagaTGAAATTtcgtttattttattgataaaaatacTCATAAAAGTTTCTAGCTATGTCTAAAGTTTCATCTATTAATGAAAAAAAGTTGTTTgaagtatatttaaaatattcgaCTAAAAAGAAAGGAGTAATGTAACCATGCACAGGTTACAAAGTGATGTTGTTttatatcattaattatttttggatGCATTCTCTTAAATTCCGGTTATACATAATGTTAATAACACGAACTTTTTCAGTTAGTAGCAGGACTTTTAGGAGTAGAATCAGGTCAGGACGCTGTGATAAGAACAATGCTATATGCGAGGGCAACACACATGGTCCATCCTTATGGTATCACGGTTGCGGCTTTCACAGATAGGATCTCGCGTCTAAGGAACAAATTAGGGAAAATGGGTGTGAAAGATGAGGGGCTGGTTGTACCTAAAGCCATGGGTGCGGAGGGACAAGTGGCCGGGAATGTATTGGTTGGTGACGAGTTATCGCTTGCGTTTGATCGAACTCCGGAGGAAATTCTGCGGATTGTATATGGAAGTGGAAATGAAAGGGTACCCGGTGGATTTTACCCTAAAGGAGCTGATGGAGAAATTGCCAAGTCTTATTTGGTTTAATAAAGTTTAGTAATTTGTTGCCAATGAGGTTTAGTGTTAGTTGGAGTTTAATTTCCTTTATAGTTGTTAGCTTTTTGGGTCTATGGGGCAAAATAATTTTCATGTTAATGTAATAAATGCTGTGGGGAATTAGTTTTCCACAGTAAAAGtgtttgaaaaaaatatgaaaagtatACAATAGTTGTGTGAAATTAATTATCGAGCAACAAATAACATCGGACATAGTTCAAAAAGAAAACTGAATACTGtaaatttaaacaaagttttcataggtttttttgTCGTCTAGTTTTGACTAAAATACAGAAGTAAAATATAtagtagaaaataaatattactattttgttatAGTAAGCAAATGATTAGCAATTTTGAGCTTACTatgaaacattttaaaattatatattactactatatatacaaaataaatatttattataagagATAAATACGTAAACACATGCATCTGCACGCGGATCAAGCTCTAGTTTAAAGTTTATTTGTACTGTACTGTTATGTAAATCTTTGATCTGCTTTTAATTGATAACAATTggttaaaaatacaattttttaatgATATTACATTGTATAGTTATTAACCTTTTTAGCTGATTATTTCAGCATATTTTGATAGTATTCGATGTTCTACCTACATGTAAGGAGTACCCATTTCAAAGGTTTCAATTGAAGTTTTGTTTTCTGACTTTAGTTCAAAATAGTTTATCAAAAATAGAACGGATAAAATGATTTGTTATACAGTTCTTAAACTGATTAATGaagtaaaaagtataagcttACCTTAAGAATATTAAACTCACTTTTACTCACTCCGATTCAGTCAAGCTTTTTTATAAACATGCACTGTTGGATTTTGGACAACAAATCTGCCATGTTGGAATCAGAGACAACAGCTATGAGCTTAGAGAGAATGATCACTAATCAATTTAGTGAATCAAAGAGACTTTGAATGGAACCGATTTATGTGAAGACGAAGAATAAACTCAGCTAGAGTTTGCTCTCTCAAAGAGGGAATCACAAACTGAACTAACCCATCATAGATTGTTAATAGACTATTTTTAGAGAGGAAGAAGCTCACATGGAGCTATTGGTTTCACTAGTTAAACAGCTTACAAATACAAATGTAACACTTAAACACGGGAATATTTGGCTTAAAATCAACAAAAGGAGAAGTAAGATGTAGAAAATCTGGCAGCCAATTTAGACTTTATTGTTTGCATAAATATTTACCAGCCTTCTTTAACTTAtatgtgttgtgtgtgtgtgttactCCTTAATGTTTTGGTTTGCTCATCTAGATTAGGCTTCTCTTATATTTCCTCTACTTAGGTAGTAAACACATAGTTGTTGGACCTTTAATGGGATTTAATTTCGTCCACAATCAGCTCACTTGGAATGGAGTGTTGACAGCTTTGTTACACACACATCTTTGTTGATTTCTTCTTTTGTGAGCAACACACAATTGGCTACTATTGggcttccaatttttttttttttaaataccatTGGGGTTCCAATTTCACTCACTTACTTTGCTTGGAGTGAAGAGGAGCTTAGTTAGAATACTTCTGAAGTTGTTCCTGTGAGATATCAAACAGTCCCACATTGAAATTTAGACGAATGaatgtttaatatataaagaaatgttcaactctaattagtacgatGCATTTTGAGAAGGAAACCAAAATTAAATTCATGCAGGCTTGCCTAAAGTCCAAAATGGataatatcgtactaatcaaaCAATATAGAGTTAGACATGGATTTAATAAATCCCAACATTGTTATCAGAGCACAAGGTTGACGAAGATCTGCAAGaataccaaaatacccttcaAATAGGAAGCGGATCTTTCAAGTCGGAAGAGGAGGTATGTGTCAGAAACAAGTCAGAATCATAGGAACCAGTGAAGTTGTGAGGAATAAACATTATTAAAAGAACGAGATGTTGTGGAGACACATTCTAAaaggaagcaaaaaaaaacactagatAAGTGTGGTCCTTAGTTTAAAGAGGAGAATGTAAGATATTAAACAAAGTTCCACATTCAAATTTAGACGAAAgaatgtctaatatataaagagatgtttgactctaattagtacgagaCATTTTGaaaaggaaaccaaaagtaCAACTATGTGTACTTGCCTAATACTCAAAATGGACAATATCGTATTTAATCAAACAATATAGAGTTGACATGGATTTTATAAATTCCAACAGTTCCAACGgccatgttttttttgttgctaaatTTTGGTCCAACAGCCATGTTTCATTGTTAAATACGATCATTGCACCACCATTTGAGCTTCTTTGCTTGCTCTTTCATCATAACTGTCATCTTGGTTAGGCTTGCAATTtggtttttctctttttatttggCTGTGATGGATATGAAATGAAAGCCAATCTTAAAACATAGAACTTTGTGTGCAACCTTCCAACTTCAACTTTTGCTAACTCAGGTTGCTGATATGGACTTCAGTCACTTCAAGTGAGAGGATAGAGATTCCATTTTAAAACTTTGGTGTGTCTCCTCTTGGGTAGATCGCACAACAGATCTCCTAGTTCACTTGTCGGGCTCCTTGTTACCAGAGCACTTCATGTGAGCTCCATGGATCCATTTTGACTCCCTTGCTGCATCCAAATCTTCTGAGAACTCCAATGGACTCCACATCTGCCACAACTTCTTTGAGAGTCGTAGATATGATCCAAGGATGCATTGAACAGCTCTTCCAAGGTTGCATTGAACAGCTCTTGATCTTTTTAGTATGTCTTTTCCGATTTACTTCTTAAAACATATTCATCTTTCAGTGTCCACCTAGATCAGTTAGACCGAACTTGACATTTGGTTTTGTTCTTGTTGATTGGTATCTTGGTAATATACAAATAGGCATTAGACACTACATTTTTAAACCCATAGAATGTAATTAGGCTCAAACCGTACATGCCTACAAGAACCACAACGTCTCAagccaaaactacaaaaagaaaagactttAACACTAGACTTTTACACAATctaaaaaagaaacagaacaaACTGATAGAGAAATAGC
This genomic interval from Brassica napus cultivar Da-Ae chromosome A6, Da-Ae, whole genome shotgun sequence contains the following:
- the LOC106351214 gene encoding desiccation-related protein PCC13-62, with amino-acid sequence MGNTKERRNLLVSTVMVFFFFNTNHYQVMSCPDRTTNCTDQDKKLLEFPLNLEYLEAEFFLFGALGFGLDKIAPNLTMGGPSPIGAQKAKLDPLTRDIVLQFAWQEVGHLRAIKKTVTGFARPLLDLSIKSFAKVMDDAFGRKLVPPFNPYANSYNYLIASYLVPYVGLTGYVGANPKLQCPDSRKLVAGLLGVESGQDAVIRTMLYARATHMVHPYGITVAAFTDRISRLRNKLGKMGVKDEGLVVPKAMGAEGQVAGNVLVGDELSLAFDRTPEEILRIVYGSGNERVPGGFYPKGADGEIAKSYLV